A stretch of the Ornithodoros turicata isolate Travis chromosome 4, ASM3712646v1, whole genome shotgun sequence genome encodes the following:
- the LOC135392822 gene encoding telomerase RNA component interacting RNase-like codes for MAESSRRNKGRSSNRDDYDSSSNSSQSNSDVSNDAFAVLYKRPVNSFANDGSFLEKFRKMQEAAQPPNSSKDGDSTPKTEDSSSRDEPSSTESSTKKRALPFVGRRRGGKVLKTGIVQKPKTEEEEEPAPKDAWARYLAEVRKYREMSCDDEEKTRPLVK; via the exons ATGGCGGAATCCAGCCGTAGGAATAAAGGGCGATCGAGTAATAGAGATGATTATGACAGTAGTAGCAATAGCAGCCAAAGCAATTCCGATGTTAGCAACGATGCCTTTGCTGTTTTGTACAAGAGACCGGTGAATTCATTTGCCAATGACGGCAGCTTCTTAGAGAAATTCAGAAAGATGCAGGAAGCCGCGCAACCACCCAACAGCTCCAAAGACGGCGATTCCACTCCAAAGACCGAAGATTCCAGTTCAAGGGACGAGCCTTCTTCGACAGAATCGTCTACGAAGAAAAGGGCACTTCCTTTC GTGGGTAGAAGGAGGGGTGGCAAAGTTCTAAAGACGGGCATTGTCCAGAAACCCAAGactgaggaggaggag GAGCCTGCCCCCAAGGATGCCTGGGCACGCTACCTGGCCGAAGTGCGCAAGTACAGGGAGATGTCCTGCGACGACGAGGAGAAAACTCGGCCCCTCGTCAAGTGA
- the LOC135391330 gene encoding NADH dehydrogenase [ubiquinone] 1 alpha subcomplex assembly factor 2-like, with protein sequence MAGGQRRVYFQIFKNFVESFTKRRAAGSEIGNDYLGNKYFETPADPSRGRRRPVRWFEPAIKEKFDQEVPVEWEAWLRYRRTSPPTEEEIARNLAIMEAKKFKAAQLEEAARLERQQRETGLTVPQDPAARAPFPRYEEYETPSGRKRADSDESSR encoded by the exons ATGGCAGGGGGCCAGAGAAGAGTGtactttcaaattttcaaaaaCTTTGTTGAATCATTCACAAAACGGAGGGCTGCAGGGAGTGAAATTGGAAATGACTACTTAGGAAACAAATATTTTGAGACTCCAGCAG ATCCTAGCCGTGGAAGGCGAAGGCCAGTCAGGTGGTTTGAACCAGCCATAAAAGAGAAGTTTGATCAAGAGGTACCAGTAGAGTGGGAAG CATGGCTTCGTTATAGAAGAACGAGTCCTCCTACTGAAGAG GAAATTGCTCGTAACTTGGCCATCATGGAGGCGAAGAAGTTTAAAGCAGCTCAACTGGAGGAGGCAGCTCGTCTA GAACGTCAACAGCGAGAAACTGGGCTGACCGTGCCACAAGATCCAGCAGCACGAG CGCCTTTTCCAAGGTATGAGGAGTACGAAACGCCATCAGGAAGGAAACGTGCGGATAGTGACGAGTCGTCCAGGTGA
- the LOC135391431 gene encoding guanine nucleotide-binding protein G(q) subunit alpha-like, which produces MPPPVAMTCCLSEEAKLQKRVNEEIERQLNREWFEARRESKFLLLGPEEAGKTTFLKQVRLIQEGDARRDRVEHVRSVFQALIGALQRIVRAMDALGIPYKNPSNVENAMLVLSVRCETLEPPLTEPVSEALRRLWEDAGVRECYERRAEYGGLPPFLPDVHRVTCPGYVPSREDYLRVRTPSRGVLEYPFLLDECPVRLVDVGEQRSEPKKWIHCFQDVSAVIFVAPLSDYDDPGKMERARALFSTIVSSPWFAESHLLLLLNKKDLLEQKIERAPLGAYFPAYRGPPGDPKAAREFIRRTFADLNPERPVYFFFTCAIDTDDIRYVMPTLREIACLRSFPGRGRQPSDASSNAEAAVAAATAFTFPTT; this is translated from the coding sequence ATGCCGCCGCCGGTCGCCATGACATGTTGCCTCAGCGAGGAAGCTAAGCTGCAAAAACGGGTGAACGAAGAAATCGAACGCCAGCTCAATCGGGAATGGTTCGAAGCACGCCGTGAATCGAAATTTCTTCTGCTCGGACCTGAAGAAGCGGGAAAGACGACGTTTCTGAAACAGGTGCGTCTCATTCAAGAAGGTGATGCTCGTCGCGACCGCGTCGAACACGTTCGTAGTGTGTTTCAAGCTCTCATCGGAGCTTTGCAGCGCATCGTGCGCGCGATGGATGCATTAGGTATTCCGTACAAGAACCCGTCTAATGTGGAGAACGCAATGTTGGTTTTGTCGGTACGCTGCGAGACGTTGGAGCCTCCCCTGACCGAGCCAGTGTCTGAGGCCTTGCGTCGTCTTTGGGAGGACGCGGGTGTTCGCGAGTGTTACGAGAGGCGTGCAGAGTACGGTGGTCTGCCACCTTTCTTGCCGGACGTGCACCGCGTCACATGTCCTGGTTACGTACCGTCTCGAGAGGATTACCTTCGAGTTCGGACGCCGTCCCGCGGAGTTCTCGAGTATCCCTTTTTACTGGACGAGTGTCCCGTGCGTCTGGTCGACGTTGGCGAACAGCGCTCTGAGCCCAAGAAATGGATTCATTGTTTTCAAGACGTGAGTGCAGTGATCTTTGTGGCGCCACTTTCTGATTACGACGACCCCGGAAAGATGGAGCGTGCCCGAGCGCTCTTCAGCACCATAGTATCTAGTCCCTGGTTCGCCGAATCACATCTGCTCCTACTCCTCAACAAGAAAGACCTCCTGGAACAGAAGATCGAGCGGGCACCACTGGGAGCCTACTTCCCAGCCTACCGGGGTCCACCGGGCGATCCCAAAGCTGCCAGAGAGTTCATCCGTCGCACTTTCGCCGACCTCAACCCGGAGAGACCCGTCTACTTTTTCTTCACGTGTGCCATTGATACGGACGATATTCGTTATGTGATGCCTACCTTGAGGGAGATCGCCTGCCTTCGGTCTTTTCCTGGCCGAGGCCGACAGCCTTCAGACGCCTCAAGCAACGCAGAAGCCGCGGTGGCCGCGGCCACAGCCTTCACTTTCCCCACCACCTAG